GAAGCCCGTGAGCCTCGCGATGCGCCGGTCCAGCTGGTAGCCCACCAGGGTGCCGTCCTTCACCAGGTCCCAGGACTGCCCGGCCACGCCCTCGTCGTCGTACCCGATGGTCGCCAGGCCGTGCTCGGCCGTCCTGTCGCCCGTCACATTCATGATCGACGAGCCGTACGCGAGCTTGCCGAGCTGGTCGAAGGTGGCGAACGACGTCCCCGCGTACGCCGCTTCGTAACCGAGCGCGCGGTCCAGCTCGGTGGCGTGGCCGATGGACTCGTGGATGGTCAGCCAGAGGTTGGAGGGATCGACGACCAGGTCGTACGAGCCGGCCTCCACGCTCGGCGCCCGCATCTTCTCGGCGAGGTGCTCCGGGATGCGCGCGAGCTCCGCGTCCCAGTCCCAGCCGGTCCCTGTGAGGTACTCCCAGCCGCGCCCGACCGGCGGCGCGACGGTCCGCATCGAGTCGAACTCGCCGCTCGACTCGTCGACCGCGACCGCGGTGAGCTGCGGGTGGAGACGGACCCGCTGCTGCGTGGTCACCGTCCCCGCCGTGTCCGCGTAGAACTTGTTCTCGTGCACGGTGAGCAGCGAGGCGTCGACGTGCGAGACGCCCTCGGCGGCGAGGAGGCGCGCGCTCCACTCGGCGAGGAGACCGCTCTTCTCCTCGTCCGGCACGGAGAAGGGGTCGATCTCGTACGCCGAGACCCATGTCTTGTCGGCGTGCACGGGCTCACCCGCGAGCTCCACCTGCTCGTCCGACCCGGCGGCCTTGATGACTTTGGCCGAAAGCTTGGCCATCGCCACCGCCTGGGAGGCGACCTTGGCCGCCGCGTCCATCGTCAGATCGACGCCCGAGGCGAACCCCCAGGTGCCGCCGTGCACGACACGGACCGCGTAGCCGAGGTCCGTGGTGTCCGAGGTGCCGGCCGGCTTGGCGTCCCGCAGCCGCCAGGACGCGCTGCGCACCCGCTCGAAGCGGAAGTCCGCGTGGTCGGCGCCCAGGGCACGCGCGCGGGCCAGGGCCGCGTCGGCGAGGGCCCTGAGCGGCAGTGCCGTGAAGGCTTCATCGATGGAATGAGGCACGGGTGTCTCCCTGCTGTCGGCACCGGTCGCTCAGATCATGTCGCGCGTGAGGGCCCGGCGGCCAGAGTTTTCTGTAGGGACCCGACAGCGAGTCCGGTACGCCACTGTCGGTCGTCGATTCTCCGTATGGAGCACCGTACCGATAGGTTTTCGAGGTACCAGACCGCTATCGAAAGGGTGATCCGTTGAGCCGCTCGGTTCTCGTCACCGGAGGAAACCGGGGCATCGGCCTCGCCATCGCCCGCGTCTTCGCCGACACCGGCGACAAGGTCGCGATCACCTACCGCTCGGGTGAGCCGCCTCAGGCCCTCACTGAGCTCGGAGTCCTCGCCGTCAAGTGCGACATCACTGACGCCGAGCAGGTGGAGCAGGCCTACAAGGAGATCGAGGAGAAGCACGGTCCGGTCGAGATCCTGGTCGCCAACGCCGGGATCACCAAGGACCAGCTCCTCATGCGGATGTCCGAGGAGGACTTCACGTCCGTCCTCGACACCAACCTCACCGGCACCTTCCGTGTCGTGAAGCGCGCCAACCGCGGCATGCTGCGTGCCAAGAAGGGCCGCGTCGTGCTGATCTCCTCCGTCGTCGGCCTGATGGGCGGCCCGGGGCAGGCGAACTACGCCGCCTCCAAGGCGGGCCTGGTCGGCTTCGCGCGCTCGCTCGCCCGTGAGCTCGGGTCGCGCAACCTCACTTTCAACGTCGTCGCGCCCGGTTTTGTCGACACCGACATGACCAAGGCGCTGACGGACGAGCAGCGGTCGAACATCATGGCCCAGGTCCCGCTCGGCCGTTACGCGCAGCCCGAGGAGATCGCCGCCGCGGTGAAGTTCCTCGCCTCGGACGACGCCTCGTACATCACTGGAGCCGTCATCCCGGTTGACGGCGGATTGGGCATGGGTCACTGATCACCATGAGCGGAATTCTCGACGGCAAGAAGATCCTGATCACGGGCGTTCTGATGGAGTCCTCCATCGCGTTCCACGCGGCCAAGGTCGCGCAGGAGCAGGGCGCCGAGGTCATCCTCACCGCCTTCCCGCGGCCCACGCTCACCGAGCGCATCGCCAAGAAGCTGCCCAAGCCCGCCAAGGTCATCGAGCTCGACGTGACCAATCAGGAGCACCTGGACCGGCTCGCGGGCCTGGTCAAGGACGAGCTCGGCGGCCTCGACGGCGTCGTGCACTCCATCGGCTTCGCGCCGCAGGGCGCCTTCAACTTCCTCGAGGCGAGCTTCGAGGACGTCGCGACGGCGATGCACGTCTCGGCGTTCTCCCTGAAGTCGCTCACCATGGCCTGCCGCCCCCTGATGCCGAACGGCGGCTCCGTCGTGGGGCTGACCTTCGACGCGCAGTTCGCCTGGCCGAAGTACGACTGGATGGGCCCGGCCAAGGCCGCCCTCGAGGCGACCTCGCGCTACCTCGCCCGCGACCTGGGCAAGGAGAACATCCGCTGCAACATGATCTCGGCGGGTCCGATCGGCTCCATGGCAGCCAAGTCCATCCCCGGCTTCGCCGACCTCGCGGACGTCTGGAACACCCGCTCCCCGCTGGACTGGGACATGGCCGACCCGGAGCCCGCGGGCCGCGGCATCGTCGCGCTGCTCTCGGACTTCTTCCCGAAGACGACGGGCGAGATCATCCACGTCGACGGCGGCGTGCACATGATGGGTGCCTGAGCAGGCATTCCGTACGTTTTTGACGCCCCGTCCCCGCGATGCGCGGGAGGCGGGGCGTCACCCGTCCGGCCCACCGGCCGGGCGGGTGAGGGGCAGTGGCGCGCACCCTGAGGTGTGCGCCCGTCATCCCCTGCGGTGCTCGCCGCTCTCACCCTGCTGATCGCCCTGCCGTACGGCGCCGCGTCGCATGCCGCCGGAGAGGCGAAGCCGCCCCACGCGCGCGTGGAGGCCGCCGAACCCCGGCCGTTCGGCTCGGAGTGCCGTACCAGCGTCGAGGGCTCGGACGCGGTCGCGTACTGCCACAACCCCTTCCCCGAGACGGACCGGGTCCGGCTGCACGTGGAGTGCGACCAGTGGTGGGACATCGACAGCGACGGCGTCTCCGTGGAGGCCGGTCCCGCCCAGACGGTGCGGCTGACCGGCCGCTGCTGGAAGGGCGTCCGCTCGGCCTGGGTCAGCCACCAGAAGTGAGGGTCACGGCCGTGCGGGGTCCTCGAAGAGTTCACGGCGGCACATGAAGGGGTAGCCGGCGGCCTCCTTGGCCGCCGCCTCCGCGTCGTGCTCCCGGATCGCGTCGACGAGCCGGGCGTGGTCCATGTGGCTCTCGGGGGTCAGTTCCTCGCCGATGTCCTCGCGCAGCCAGTCGATCATGACCTCGCCGAGGTCCGCGTACATCGCCGTCATCGCGTCGTTGTGGGACGCGGCCACGACGGCCAGGTGGAAGGTCGCGTCGGCCGCGACGAAAGCCTCCGCGTCACCCGATGCCCAGGCCTCCTCGCGGCGCTCCAGAAGGGCGTCCAGCTGTTTGAGGTCGCGCTCCGTGCGCCGCTGCGCCGCCAGTTTCGCCGCGCTCGACTCCAGCGTGGAGCGCAGCTCCGCGATGTGCCGCGGATCCGTCTCGGCGAACCTGCGCTGCATCACGCCTGCCAGCTCGCTCGTCGCGACCACATAGGTGCCCGATCCCTGGCGGATGTCGAGGAGGCCGTTGTGCGCGAGGGCGCGGACCGCCTCCCGGACGGTGTTGCGCGCCACCCCCAGCTGCTCGACCAGCTCGGGCTCGGTGGGGATGCGGGAGCCGACCGGCCACTCTCCCGAAGAGATCTGGTTACGCAGCTCGGCGATGACCTGTTCGGAGAGCGCTGAGCGGTGAGGGGTGGTCAGCGGCATGACGTTCCTTCGTGCGCGAGGTGACGGGCGGGGCGGGTGCGGTGCGGTGCGGGACGAGGTTACGGAAGATGTGACGCGTTCGGATTGGACAGCCAATCATCCCATGATTCTATGATGGCCCCATGGCTAGTGAGGAAACCAGGACGATGACACCGACACCGACTCCGACGACACCGGTACGCACCGAAGCGGCGCACGAGGCAGCGGAGAAACAGCCCCCCACGCGCGCGTGGGCGACGCGTCTCGTCATGGTCGGCATCGTCCTCGCCGCCCTCAACCTCCGTCCGGGCATCACCAGCCTCGGCTCCCTCCTCGAAGAGGTGCGTGACGGCCTCGGCATGAGCGGCACGCTCGCCGGGCTCCTCACCTCCGTCCCGCCGCTCTGCTTCGCGGTCTTCGGAGTGATGGCACCGCGGCTCGCCCGCCGGTTCGGCCCCAGCGCGGTGGTCTGCGCGGGCATGGTCGCCATCGCCACGGGCCTGGCGATCCGCCCGTTCCTGGGCGGCACCGTCGGCTTCCTCGCCGCGAGCGCGCTCGCCCTGATGGGCATCGCGGTCAGCAACGTCCTGATGCCGGTGATCGTCAAGCGCTGGTTCCCCGACCGGGTCGGCTCGATGACCGGGCTCTACTCGATGGCGCTCGCGCTCGGCACCTCGCTGGCCGCGGCCGTCACGGTGCCCATGACCGACGCGCTGGGCGGCAGTTGGCAGTCCGGGCTCGCGGTGTGGGCGGCGCTCGCCGTCGCCGCCGTCGTGCCGTGGGTGCCGCTCGTGCGGGACCGCGGCGTGGCCTCGGCCGCCCCGGAGCACGTCAGCTCCGAGGTGCGCCAGGAGGACGCGGGGCTGCGCATCACGCGCAGCCGTACGGCGTGGGCGCTCGCCGTATTCTTCGGTCTCCAGGCCACCGCCGCGTACATCACGATGGGCTGGATGCCGCAGATCTTCCGCGACGCCGGGGTCCCCGCGGGGGAGGCAGGCGTGCTCCTCGCCGTCATCATGGCGATGGGCGTGCCGCTGGCCTTCGTCATCCCCCGGGTCGCCACCCGGCTGCCGAACCAGGGCCCCGTGGTGGTCGTGCTCGGCGCCTGCGGTCTCGCCGGATACGCGGGCCTCTACCTCGCCCCCGCGGGCGGCGCCTGGGTGTGGGCCGTGCTGCTCGGCGTCTCCAACTGTGCCTTCCCGCTGGCCCTCACGATGGTCGGCATGCGGGCCAAGAGCAGCGTGGGCGTCGCCAAGCTGTCGGCCTTCGCGCAGAGCACGGGCTACCTGATCTCGATCCCGGGCCCGCTCCTGGTGGGCGTGCTCTACCAGCACAGCGGCGGCTGGGGGCTGCCGATCGCGCTCATGGCGGGCCTGATGGTGCCGCAGATCGTGGTGGGCATCCTGGCGGGCCGCAACCGCACGGTGGAGGACGAGGTCGCGGCGGCTGCCTGACCCCGGCGGAGAGCCCTCGGACAAAGGGTGCGAGACTCTCCCCATGCCAGTGCTCGACCCGAACCCCCAGAACGGCCAGAAGAAGCTGCTCATCGTGCTCGGCGCGATGCTGGCCATCACCGTGATCATCGGCATCATCGCTGCCATCGCCTCGCCGTGAACTGACCCCGGCGGGGCCGATGGTGGGCCCAAGGTGGGGTTAGCACCACCATCCCTTAGGGGGCCAGTGTCAGGGTCAAGTGGGTGGATCACCGGATGTGCTGAGGGTCGCCGGATCCGTACCTTCGAGATGTGGCCGCGAGGACGCGGCACAGAGGACTCGAAGACCACGGAGGCGGCATGTCGGCCCGTTCGCACACCCGGCGCGACCTGGGAGCCACCAAGGACTCCGCGAGCGTCGAGATCCAGCTTCCGTGGTGGGCGATCGCCCTCCCCGCCATCGCCTTCGCGGCCCTGCTCCTGCTGATACTGAACCCGGCCGACGCCCACGCGACGACCGGCGAGCCGGCGGTCACGCACATGCTCGAACGCATCCAGGAGACCGTGTTCCGTACGGCCCCGTGACCTGCCCCGGATGGACGCCGTCACCCGTGGCGGGGGAGCAGGCCAACTCCCTGCGCCCACTGGCGGGTTTCATGCGAAGCTGGGACGCATGAGCGTCGCAGAACCCCGCAGGATTGTCCTTTTCCGGCATGCGAAGGCCGACTGGCCGCAGGTGACCGACCATGAGCGGCCCCTCGCGGAGCGCGGCCGCAAGGATGCCCCCGTCGCCGGGCGCAAGCTGGCCGACAGTGGCATCCCCTTCGATCTGGCCCTCTGCTCGACCGCCGCCAGGACCCGCGAGACATGGAAGCTCGCCGTCCATGAGCTGCCGCAGAGGCCCAAGACCATCTACGAGGAGCGGCTGTACGAAGCCTCTCCGGGCGAGCTGATCGCCGTGCTGAACGAAACTCCGGACGACGTGCGGGACATCGTGCTGATCGGCCACAACCCCGGAGTGCAGGGGCTCGCCGACGTCCTCGCGGGTGACGCCGAGGGCGACGCGCGTACGCGGATGAACCGCCGCGGCTTCCCGACCTCGGCCTTCGCCGTCCTGACGTACTCCGGCTCGTGGAAGGCCCTGGAGCCGGGGGTCGCCACCCTCGTCGACTACTGGGCACCTTCCGAGTAAACCCTGACGCGGATGCACCGATGGCCCCCGTACCGCTGCGGTGCGGGGGCCATCGGTGTATGACGTGCCGTGTGTGACGCGGCGAAGAAGCCGTCGGGCCGGCCTCAGTCGGTGTGCGTGTCCGCGGCCTCGACCTCTTCGCGGGTGACACCGAGGAGATAGAGGACGGTGTCGAGGAAGGGGACGTTCACCGCGGTGTGCGCGGCCTCGCGGACGACGGGCTTGGCGTTGAAGGCGACACCGAGACCGGCCGCGTTCAGCATGTCGAGGTCATTGGCGCCGTCGCCGATCGCGACGGTCTGCTCCAGCGGGACCCCGGCCTCCTCGGCGAAGCGGCGCAGCAGCCGGGCCTTGCCCGCGCGGTCCACGATCTCGCCGGTCACCTTGCCGGTGAGCCTGCCGTCGACGATCTCCAGGGTGTTGGCCTGGGCGAAGTCGAGGCCGAGACGTTCCTTCAGATCATCGGTCACCTGGGTGAACCCACCCGACACGACGCCCACTTGGTAGCCGAGGCGCTTGAGCGTACGGATGAGGGTGCGGGCGCCCGGGGTGAGGCGGACCTCGGTGCGGACCTTCTCGACGACCGAGGCGTCGAGCCCCGCGAGGAGTTCCACGCGGGCGTGCAGCGACTGCTCGAAGTCCAGTTCGCCGCGCATCGCGGCCTCGGTCACCTCGGCGACCTTGTCCTCGCAGCCGGCGTGCGCCGCGAAGAGTTCGATCACCTCGTCCTGGATGAGGGTCGAGTCGACGTCCATCACGATGAGCCGCTGGGCGCGGCGGTGCAGACCCGCCGCGACGACGGCCACGTCCACGCCGAGCTTCGCCGCCTCCAGGGCGAGGGCGGTGCGCAGCGGCTCGGTCTCCGTGCCGGACACGGCGAACTCCACCGCGGTGACCGGGTACTTGGCGAGCCGGAAGATGCGGTCGATGTTGCCGCCGGTCGCGGTGATGCTGGCGGCGATGGCGGCGGTCGACTCGGCGGTCAGGGGGTGGCCGAGCACGGTGACGTGCGAACGGCCGAGGCCACGCGGGCGGTTGTCACCGATGCCCGAGATGATCTCGGCCTGCATCTTCAGGGACTCGGCCCAGCTGTGCACGGTGGACCGCAGGTCGCCCTCCAGGCCGGCGGGCGGCTCGGTCACGAGCGCGCACAGCACTATGCGGCCACGGGTGACGACCTGCTCGATGTCGACGACGTCGACGGAGTAGGCGGCAAGGGTGTCGAAGAGGCCTGCGGTGATTCCGGGACGGTCCTTGCCGAAGATCTTGACGAGGAGCGTGGGGACATCGGCGGGCTGCGGGGGCTGCGAAGCGCTCATGGTGTGCCCACGGTATCCGGCGGCCCGCGGGGGCGTGCCGCCGGTCCGCTTGGCGGACACGGGTTCGGATGTGCCGGCCCTCCTTTACCGCCCGTTCCCGCCCCGAGGCCCCCGCCCCGGCGGCGGCGGTGGTGGCGGAGGAGGCGGCGGCCAGTCGCCTCCGTTGCCCGAGGAGCGGGGGCGCGGCTTCGGGTGCGGGGGAGGAGTGACCGGCCCGACCACAGTCGGCGCACCGGACACATCACGCGGCGGCCGGAGGTAGGGGTTGGTGTCAGGGTTCGCGGGCCGGAAGGGCGCGCTGGGACTGTACGGCCCCGCAGCACCGGGCTGTCCCGCAGTATCGGGCCTCCCCGCCCCGCCAGGCTGCCCCGGAGCCGGAGCACCCGGAGCACCCGGAGCACCCGGAGCACCCGGAGCACCCGGAGCACCCGGAGCACCCGCAGTCCCAGGCACTCCCGCGCCCCCCTCAGGCGATGCCGTCCCCCCAGCCGCCCCCGCGACGCGAGCCAGCGGTGACACCCGGCCCCCCGCGGCACCGCTCGCCACCGCGAGCAACGCCCCCACCGCTCCGGCCCCGGCACCCCAGGCCGCACCGAGGAGCACGGCCATCCCCAGCTGTCCGTGCAGCTCGATCCCCGCGCCGAACGCGTCGAAGCCGAGCACCGACAGCGAGGCGTCCGCGGAGACCCCCGTCAGCCACACCATCAACGGCAGCGCGAGCGCCGTCACCACGCCGAGCCGCACCGCGCACCGCCCCGCGAACTTCAGGGCGCCCGTCCCACCACGTAAATAGGGAGTGCGGACAGCCGTGAGCACCCCCGCGAAAAGGATCATCAGCGCCGCCGCGACGCCGAGGAGCCACACCCTGCTGTCGAGTTCCGCGAGCCGTCCCAGCGTCACCGCCTCGTTCTCCGAGCCGCCCGACCCCATCAGAAGGTCGTCCAGCGGATCCGGCAGGAGCTTCGCCAGCTCGCCCGTCGCCTCGCCGTCCCACGGCACGAAGAGCCCGATCGGCACCCCGAGCCACACCCCGTTCGGCGCCCCGAGCAGCGCGGCGCCCGCGATCCGCTTGGGATGGGCGTCGCCGATCATCGCGTACAGCGCCGCCGCGAGCCCGGCGAGCACCGCCACGAGCGCCACCGCGACCATCGCGGACGCGGCAGGACGCACCACGCGGTGCACGGCGTCCCACCCGCGCGGCAGCGGCGTACGACGGGATGCGAGCAGCGCGATCAGCAGCACGCCGATCACCCACACCGCGCCCCCGAGCAGCGTCGAACCCGTGTCCACGGTGAAGCCGACCGCCGCCTTCGCCTTGGCGAGATCGCCGAGCCGGTCGGGCAGCAGCCCGCCGAGGTCACCGAGCCCGCCGGGAAGTTTGTCCGTGATGCCGTCCGGGAGCTGGCCGAGCCCCTTGTCGATGCCCTTGTCGATCCCCAGCTGGTCACCGTCGATCGTGATGATGTCGTGACCCGCCCACGCGAGGCCGCCGAGCATCGCGAGAAAGAGGACGATCACCGCACCCGCGCGCGCCGCCAGTTCGGCGGGCGAGATCACAACTCCCGCCGCGCGCAAGGAGCGTAGGAAAAAATACGCAAGGAGGATCGCCCCCGCGAGCCCGACGCCCAGCGGCGCGATGTCGATCGCGGTGGTCGCCTCGGCGCCGTCGAGCCCGAACGCCGACACGTCACCGGACGGAGTGACCGAGCCGCCCGCGCCGAGCGCCACCACGGCGGCCGTCATCGGCCCCAGCGACGCCGCCGCGTCCGCGCCGAGGAGGTGCAGGCCGAGCGCCGCCGTGCCGGCCATGCCGACCAGAGCCCAGCTCACGGCGGCGATGGCGGAGAGCAGCACATCGCCCCACCGCACGCCGCCCCGGCCTTCGACACTGTTCCCGCCGGTCTCCATCAGGACCCCCCGACTCGCACCGCGTAGCCCGTTTCATACGGGATGTGCGCAATGCGCATGATCCGTATGCACTCATGGGCGGTTACTACTCTCCGGGGCGGTTTCTGCCCCGTCAACGGGGCGGTCATGGAGGCCCGTACGCAGTCTTCACAAGGCCCGACTTTCGGTCAGAGGCCTCCGCCTGAAATAGTTCCTCCCGATGTTCGACATCCCTAGACTCCCCATATGGGGGCTAGCTCGGGGGACAACTCAGTGGGGCTGGAGTGCCGGAACTCGTACTGGAATTGAATGGAAGGACCTGGACGCTCGATCCGTCCAGGTCATACACCCTCGGACGTGATCCGCAGGGAGATCTCGCGCTTGACGACGCCAGGGTGTCCTGGCGTCACGCCACGATCAGCTGGAGCGGCCGCAGTTGGGTCATCGAGGACCACGGCAGCACCAATGGCACCTTTGTGCAGGGCCAGCGGATCCACCAGATGGAAATCGGCCCCGGCTCGGCGGTGAACCTCGGCAACGCGACCGACGGCCCGCGGCTGAACGTGTCCGGCAGCGCGTCCGGCGCCGCCGTCTCCGCGCCGCAGCAGGCCGCCCATCAGGCACCGGCCCATCAGGCGCCGCAACACCAGGCACCGCAGCACCACGCGCAGCAGCAGGGTGGTCCCGGCTGGGCCGCCGAGCCTCCTCAGCAGCAGGCGCCGCAGTACCAGGCGCAGCAGCAGATGCCCCAGCAGCAGGGCTGGCCGCAGCCGCAGCAGGCCGCTCAGCACCAGCACCCGCAGCAGCCGCAGGTCCCGCAGCAGCAGGGTCCCGGTGCGGGTTCCGGCGGTGTCGCGGGGGCCCCGCCGGTCTACGGTGACCGCAGCCCGACGACGTTCCACCAGCTCTCGCTCGGCCGCAAGATGCGCATCGGCCGCGCGCTGGAGAACGAACTGGTCGTCTCCGACCTCCAGGTCTCGCGGCACCACGCCGAGTTCACGGCCACCCCGGACGGCCGCTTCGAGATCCACGACCTGGGCTCGCACAACGGCACGTACATCAACGGTCAGCCGGTCGCGAAGTCGGGCACGGCCCTCATCGGCCCGAACGACATCGTCAGCGTCGGCCACTCGACGTTCCGGCTCGTCGGTGACCGGCTCGAGGAGTTCGTCGACACCGGTGAGATCTCCTTCTCCGCCCGCCACCTCACGGTGACGGTCGACGGCGGCAAGGACATCCTCAAGGACGTCTCCTTCGGCGTCCCGGAGAAGTCGCTCATCGCGGTCATCGGCCCCTCGGGCTCCGGAAAGTCCACCCTGCTCAAGGCGCTCACCGGCTACCGGCCCGCCAACAAGGGTGACGTCCTCTACGACAACCGGAACCTCTACAAGCAGTTCGCCGAGCTGCGCCAGCGCATCGGTCTGGTCCCGCAGGACGACATCCTGCACAAGGAACTGACCGTCAAGAAGGCCCTCAAGTACGCGGCCAAGCTCCGCTTCCCCTCGGACACCAGCGAGCAGGAGCGCGAGCAGCGCATAGACGAGGTCCTGCGCGAGCTGAAGCTGGACATCCACAAGGAGAAGAAGGTCACCTCCCTCTCCGGTGGCCAGCGCAAGCGCGTCTCGGTGGCCCTCGAGCTGCTCACCAAGCCGTCGCTGATCTTCCTGGACGAGCCCACATCCGGCCTCGACCCGGGCATGGACCGCGACGTCATGCAGCTGCTGCGCGGCCTCGCCGACGACGGCCGCACGGTCCTGGTCGTCACGCACTCGGTCGCCGAGCTGGCGATCTGCGACAAGCTCCTGGTGATGGCGCCGGGCGGTTCGGTCGCGTACTTCGGTCCGCCGGAGGAAGCGCTCAACTTCTTCGGCTACCAGACGTGGGCGGACGTCTTCTCGGCCTTCGAGAACTACCGAGACTACGACTGGGCGGGCCGCTGGAAGGGCTCGCAGCACTACCAGATGTACGCCGCCGACATCGACGCCGTGGCCGCGCAGTCGGTCCACATGCCGCCGCCGCAGGCGATCAGGCCGCCCAAGCCGCAGGGCTGGGGCTCGCAGCTGTGGACCCTGATCCGCCGCTACACCTCGGTGATCGCCTCCGACAAGGGCTTCCTCGGCCTGATGGTGATCCTGCCCGCGGTCCTCGGCATCGTCAGCGTCGTCATCCCGGCCGAATTCGGGCTCGGCCCGCCCAAGCCGCCGGTCAAGTTCAACGGCGACGCGGGAACGATCATGCTGATCCTCGCGGTCGGCATGTGCTTCTCGGGCGCGGCCAACTCCGTACGTGAGCTGATCAAGGAACGGGTCATCTACGAACGGGAGCGGGCCACCGGCCTCTCCCGCTCGGCGTACCTGATGTCCAAGGTCATCGTCCTCGGCCTGATCACGGCCTTCCAGGGCGTCATCATCTGCGGCATCGGCTTCGCCACGCGTGATCTCCCGGCAGAGGGCCTGATCATGCCTCCGGCCGTCGAGATCTGCCTGGTCATCATCGCCCTGGGCTTCACCTCGATGATGTTCGGCCTGGTCATCTCCTCGCTGGTGAAGACCGCCGAGAAGACCATGCCGCTCCTGGTGATGTTCGCGATCGTCCAGGTCGTCTTCACCGGCGTGCTCTTCCAGGTCTACGGCTCGCCGGGCCTGGAGCAGTTCGCCTGGCTGATGCCCTCGCGCTGGGCCATCGCCGGTGCGGGCTCCACGCTGGACCTCGCGCACCTCATGCCGCCGTGGGACCCGAAGAAGCCGGGCGACCTCGACCCGCTGTGGGAGCACTCGGCCGGGCAGTGGGGCATGAACATCACGATCCTGCTCCTGATCGGCGTCGCCTGCGGCTTCGCGGTCGCACGGCTGCTTCGCCGTCACGAGCCCGAGGTCATGCGCAAGTAAGCAGGCCGGCACCACCGGCCGAGCACGACGAGAAGGGCGGCACCCCGTGCGGGGTGCCGCCCTTCGGCGTCTGCAGAGCCTCGGTGAAGAGGTCCGTTGATCAGGAGATCAGGCTCAGTAGGCGCTGTTCACGTTGTCCATCGAGCCGTAGCGGTCGGCCGCGTAGTTGGCCGCGGCCGTGATGTTGGCGACCGGGTCGTAGATGTTCGTGGACGTGCCCTCGACGTGGTACGCGTTGAACGTCGGCTGGATGACCTGGAGCAGGCCCACGGACGGGGTGCCGTTGATGGCGTTGATGTCCCAGCCGTTCTTGGCGTTCGGGTCGCCCGCGGACTCACGGATGATGTTGCGGTGCAGGCCCTCGTAGGAACCGGGGATGCCCTTGGCCTTCATGATGTCCAGGGACTGGCGGATCCAGCCGTCGAGGTTGTTGGCGTAGACCGGCTTGCGCGCGGCGGCACGGCTCGCGGCTTCCTTGGCCTTGCGCTCGTCCTCGGCCTTCTTCTTGGCCGCGGCCTCCTCGTCGGCCCGCTTCTTCGCGGCGGCGTCGGCCTCGGCCTTCGCCTTCGCGGCGGCTGCGTCCTTGGCCTGCTTGTCGGCGGTGTTCCGCTGCTTGATGACACCGGCGTGGACGGCCTGCTGGGCGTCCACGTTCTGCTTGAAGGCCACCGGGGCGGCCTCCAGGCTCTGGGTCTCGGTTCCTGCATCGGCGCTGCCCGGCACGAGGGAGAACGCGAGGGCGGCGGCACCGAGCGTGGCGACACCGGCGATCGAGAACTTCTGGGTCTTGGTCGGCGCGGGGCGACTATGACCAGGGGTGCTGTGCTTGGACATGCGGATGGACCTCTTCGAAATCGCGGAGGTCGCTCTGGCCGGCGGGGACATTTG
This Streptomyces sp. NBC_01283 DNA region includes the following protein-coding sequences:
- a CDS encoding streptophobe family protein, with the translated sequence METGGNSVEGRGGVRWGDVLLSAIAAVSWALVGMAGTAALGLHLLGADAAASLGPMTAAVVALGAGGSVTPSGDVSAFGLDGAEATTAIDIAPLGVGLAGAILLAYFFLRSLRAAGVVISPAELAARAGAVIVLFLAMLGGLAWAGHDIITIDGDQLGIDKGIDKGLGQLPDGITDKLPGGLGDLGGLLPDRLGDLAKAKAAVGFTVDTGSTLLGGAVWVIGVLLIALLASRRTPLPRGWDAVHRVVRPAASAMVAVALVAVLAGLAAALYAMIGDAHPKRIAGAALLGAPNGVWLGVPIGLFVPWDGEATGELAKLLPDPLDDLLMGSGGSENEAVTLGRLAELDSRVWLLGVAAALMILFAGVLTAVRTPYLRGGTGALKFAGRCAVRLGVVTALALPLMVWLTGVSADASLSVLGFDAFGAGIELHGQLGMAVLLGAAWGAGAGAVGALLAVASGAAGGRVSPLARVAGAAGGTASPEGGAGVPGTAGAPGAPGAPGAPGAPGAPGAPAPGQPGGAGRPDTAGQPGAAGPYSPSAPFRPANPDTNPYLRPPRDVSGAPTVVGPVTPPPHPKPRPRSSGNGGDWPPPPPPPPPPPGRGPRGGNGR
- a CDS encoding FHA domain-containing protein, with amino-acid sequence MPELVLELNGRTWTLDPSRSYTLGRDPQGDLALDDARVSWRHATISWSGRSWVIEDHGSTNGTFVQGQRIHQMEIGPGSAVNLGNATDGPRLNVSGSASGAAVSAPQQAAHQAPAHQAPQHQAPQHHAQQQGGPGWAAEPPQQQAPQYQAQQQMPQQQGWPQPQQAAQHQHPQQPQVPQQQGPGAGSGGVAGAPPVYGDRSPTTFHQLSLGRKMRIGRALENELVVSDLQVSRHHAEFTATPDGRFEIHDLGSHNGTYINGQPVAKSGTALIGPNDIVSVGHSTFRLVGDRLEEFVDTGEISFSARHLTVTVDGGKDILKDVSFGVPEKSLIAVIGPSGSGKSTLLKALTGYRPANKGDVLYDNRNLYKQFAELRQRIGLVPQDDILHKELTVKKALKYAAKLRFPSDTSEQEREQRIDEVLRELKLDIHKEKKVTSLSGGQRKRVSVALELLTKPSLIFLDEPTSGLDPGMDRDVMQLLRGLADDGRTVLVVTHSVAELAICDKLLVMAPGGSVAYFGPPEEALNFFGYQTWADVFSAFENYRDYDWAGRWKGSQHYQMYAADIDAVAAQSVHMPPPQAIRPPKPQGWGSQLWTLIRRYTSVIASDKGFLGLMVILPAVLGIVSVVIPAEFGLGPPKPPVKFNGDAGTIMLILAVGMCFSGAANSVRELIKERVIYERERATGLSRSAYLMSKVIVLGLITAFQGVIICGIGFATRDLPAEGLIMPPAVEICLVIIALGFTSMMFGLVISSLVKTAEKTMPLLVMFAIVQVVFTGVLFQVYGSPGLEQFAWLMPSRWAIAGAGSTLDLAHLMPPWDPKKPGDLDPLWEHSAGQWGMNITILLLIGVACGFAVARLLRRHEPEVMRK
- a CDS encoding transglycosylase SLT domain-containing protein, which codes for MSKHSTPGHSRPAPTKTQKFSIAGVATLGAAALAFSLVPGSADAGTETQSLEAAPVAFKQNVDAQQAVHAGVIKQRNTADKQAKDAAAAKAKAEADAAAKKRADEEAAAKKKAEDERKAKEAASRAAARKPVYANNLDGWIRQSLDIMKAKGIPGSYEGLHRNIIRESAGDPNAKNGWDINAINGTPSVGLLQVIQPTFNAYHVEGTSTNIYDPVANITAAANYAADRYGSMDNVNSAY
- the serB gene encoding phosphoserine phosphatase SerB, whose product is MSASQPPQPADVPTLLVKIFGKDRPGITAGLFDTLAAYSVDVVDIEQVVTRGRIVLCALVTEPPAGLEGDLRSTVHSWAESLKMQAEIISGIGDNRPRGLGRSHVTVLGHPLTAESTAAIAASITATGGNIDRIFRLAKYPVTAVEFAVSGTETEPLRTALALEAAKLGVDVAVVAAGLHRRAQRLIVMDVDSTLIQDEVIELFAAHAGCEDKVAEVTEAAMRGELDFEQSLHARVELLAGLDASVVEKVRTEVRLTPGARTLIRTLKRLGYQVGVVSGGFTQVTDDLKERLGLDFAQANTLEIVDGRLTGKVTGEIVDRAGKARLLRRFAEEAGVPLEQTVAIGDGANDLDMLNAAGLGVAFNAKPVVREAAHTAVNVPFLDTVLYLLGVTREEVEAADTHTD